The DNA window aggaTTCCCTTTTCGGAAATTTTGCTGAATTTTCGAAGTGATCGATAAAATTCGAATTGAACCCCTCTGACTTTGTGAAATTCAGATTAAGGCCCCGACGAAGAAGTGCAAGACCGAAATCAAAGAGGACGCCGAGAAGATGCCGTACGTTCATGTTCGAGCTCGTCGCGGTCAAGCCACGGACAACCATAGCTTGGCTGAGCGAGTAATCAAtcctctttaattaattatacccACAATTAATTTTAGAGATGTGGTatccacacacatttttttacttcttctgCACAGTTTTGGTTTTctgccgtcggatcggatgaattgaagaagatcacaggaattaacaagggtgtatgagaagtaaaaaggggtgtgtggatagcataccCCTAATTTTAACCAATCAAATATTTTctgctaattaattaaatactttGGGATTATACAGGCAAGGAGAGAGAAGATTAATGCGAGGATGAAGCTGCTGCAGGAGCTGGTCCCAGGATGCAATAAGGTTTGATTGACTTTTAGGATCTTAATCTTTTGATTAATTGGTTGATTGGGGATTTTTAAGATTATGTTCTTTTTTTAATAACGGTTTTTTCCTTGTTGCCTTTTCACAAAAGTTCCTTCTTTTCTACCAAGAAAAGTGCTCCCTGGGCTTGTCCCAGTGGCATTTTCGTAATTTCAATGcagtttaattttttaatttttttgtttttataatttggagaaaattttgagaaaatgGAAAAGTGTAGTGGTGGGGTGAGTGTGGTGATGGtgattctcctttttttttttttttttttcctcccctCGCTCCTCTCCTCTCACGGtctttttcacttctttttctttatacTTTTTCATTCTCTTTGTACTTTTTGCTTTTTTCTCTACATACAAAGATGAAATCGGGTGTGTACTGGGCTAGGTGAGGAGTCTATTTAAGGTTAATTCTGTCATCTGAAATTTCATTTAGTTTTTTggctttttagttaaaatgatcCATGATATTTGTCtaactcttcactttggttattgaaatttgaaataaatagAAGTGTTTTCTGAGATTGTTCATCATCAATCGTTTTGGTCTTTTGATGAAAGATTATGTTTGATCAAACAAAATTACCCTTAATATAATAAACAATAAGCCAAAATAATATGGCAAAAATTAAGggtgtttttgtcattttatctttattttattgaaatttttcacgcaatgactaaaatgattgattgtggaCAAACTTAGAGACcaattttattgatttcaaattttaggaactaaagtgaggagttatgcaaatctcaatgatcattttggctaaaaagcatttacaagtaaaaagcAATACTagtagaccatagtactaagtgccgaaatttcattttgttttgtatgttagaatttgtattttttttttttttggtctatATGAGACTTCTAGTTCCAAATTAGTCTAAAATGGAGATATTTGAGCTCTGGTGTAAGGTGGCAGACccttttctttctatttctctCTTCATGTGACAAgaggtacaaaaaaaaacaaatatataccAAAGTCTGTAAGTTTTGGCCATCTAACTAGCCTACCTCATATATGTTATGATTCGCATGGAAAATAGCGGAATTTTGTTGTAAAAGACAGATGTGCCCTTATGGGGTAATGCTAGCTGGACTGAGTTGTGTGGTGCTTTGGGGGAGAGACCCCACAATTAGTGGGCGATGTTGAAATTACAGATTTAGATATTTGTGGGTCCCACAAGTTGAATGGGGTTTCCCTCTAGCACTATGTGAAGGGTGCATGGTACTGCCACCTGTGACGAGTTTGGTATCCATCCTTGGTTGGATGACGGAAAAGGGAAGACAAAAGAAAGCCTCCTTTAACAAGCTGCCGCTCACCACCTAACTGCGTGGGACATCATGATGTGGGTGAGTGAGAGTCCAATTAGCATTTCACTTGATTGAGCTGAACCAAAGATCTAGCATGCCTAAGATTCCTTTCTGCTGATGGcaagtttttgggattttcCGGTATAATTTTGTGAAGTTTCCTCAAATTGGATAGGACAAAATTTCGAATAAAATTTAGCATACTACCTTTTCTTCGGTGTAGGTTCGATAATAGAAAGCAAATGTGATTCATTTCTATCTGCTTTCGTTGGAGTTGATCCATTGAGCTGTACGCTGCTGGAAGCTGACAGATTGCAAAAATACTTTGCTCCATGTGATTTCCCTTGCGGAAAAGCCAAATGACGACGCTTTCTTAAAACGAGTTGTTTCTTTTGGTGCATATTGAGTCATTGTTCTTGACCTGCATCCAAAATTGGAGCCTCCAATTGCGCCTGCATCTTGCCGTCAAAATATTCGAGTTTCAAATGCGTTTTCCTCGTGGAATTGCACTTTTCAGTTTTCACAAGTCATTCTATTATTGTCCAGTGAAGTTGACTACTGTACTCAGTCCATTGTTGATGCCAATTCTTTGGTACTTCATTCAAACTGACACGATGAGAATGCTTTTAGAGTGCAATGTGAATCTAACTAGCATGTTTTTATTATGAAAAAGAACTATTTTTCTCATATGATCTAATTTTGGCCTCATCTAGTGAAAATGCTTTACagtgaaaataaatatataatgagGAGCCGAACATTGCGATCACAAGAATGGTTTCCCAGTTACAGGATTTGTTCCGTGTTGTTAGATTGAATGTGTTAAGCAAACTTTTTCTGTCAATTGTTCGTGAAATCATATTCCATGGATCATTTCAATATTTATATGCCTTTTTTTTTAGAATAGCTTACGCTTCCAATCTCTATAATCACTGACTAAAATATATTTGCTTTGCAGATTTCAGGAACAGCATTGGTTCTAGATGAAATCATCAGTCACgtgcagtccctacaacgtcaAGTTGAGGTCAGACCTGCTTCACATCTCATACATCTCAAGTAATAGTTTTGAAGCTAAAATGAAAAGGCTTGAACTTGGCCAGTAGTTGTGCATCATTATGGATCTATACTCTAGATCCTGTCCTTGTATACCACCAAATTTTCTAATTACTTATGCTTTAGTTATTGAACTGGTAATTTCAAACTATGTTATGCTGCCATGTTCTGATTCTGGTTTGCATTTGTTTCAGATCTTATCAATGAGACTTGCAGCAGTCAACCCGAGAATTGATTTCAACTTTGATGGTCTATTGGTTGCTGAAGTAAGTATCGTATAGCTCCTTTACTTACTATTGCATAGCAAAATGGGTAAACTGTTAAGTTGCCcttgtgttttataattttatcaGTTGTTCAGTATGGGTTTATGCATGCATTCTTGCTTAGGTGCCTGTTTCCAGTTTCCATCGTATGAAGTTATGCAAAAATATTAGACTCGTCAAACCTTTCTTTAAGTTAGTGTTAAAAAGTTGATGCTGTCTGTTACTAAAGTACTTTTCTATCCTTCACAATTTTCAGAGTGGATCTCTGATGGAAAGTAACTTCGCCGGTATGGTTACACCTCTGATGTGTCCGGAAGTCCCAATCAATAGGAACAGACAACCGTATCAACAGCAATGGCACTTTGATGCGCTTCAGCAGCAAGGTTGGGGGCGGGAAGAAGAAAATCACACTTTCATTACCCCAGAACCCTCCTCATCAGTTGGGGCTGTTCAGCAAACTCAGGTAGACCTTAGACCGATTTTAAGGTTATTGGCAAAGTTCTTTTGCATATCTCATTTTCAGGCTGAATTATCGATGAAAAATACACGTGAGGTGCAGTTTGTTTCATATGTCACTCGAAAAGCAAAATGAAACAACGATGCTAACTTGGTTTTGGTATTTCTGTACAGCAACTGCAGACAAGTCACCTGGAGATGGAGATGTGAAGACGTAATTAAGTTGTACTAGTAGAAATGTGTATATAAAGTATAGTATTAGCAGTTAGCAGGTAGTAGATGAAATGTCTCGGTATTCATGGCCGAGTTTCTTTGTTCTCTATTTTTCAGGGTCAGTTAAGAACATCCCGATTTGCCTCGCCTCGAGAGGAAATAGATTTGGTATGTTATCCgtataagtatatatatacactaacTCTGAGGGTCATTCAATCTAATACCTATTTTTTGAACTGATTGATTTGATTCGTGTTGTAAAATCATTGAAGGAACCCTCGCTTAATACTATATTTGTTCATTGTGCACCATGAATATACTTCTGCACTTTAGCAATTGCACGGCTAAGACGCTGAGGTAGCTTCTATCTTTTGTCGAGGGTTTGTGCTCGTTTGTGTTGAAAACTTGTTCGTTCAAGTTAAAACGCAACCGAATTAGATTTTCATCTGTCATGATTTAC is part of the Malus domestica chromosome 12, GDT2T_hap1 genome and encodes:
- the LOC114820124 gene encoding transcription factor bHLH48-like, whose amino-acid sequence is MDPTGATVLGSTLSGPEIESLQFREEIHRLMTAPENASSFTALLELAPTQAMELLHLSTEPDSAPPPAAISGDPQHAPFVQHLPFNSSLPFPTNPAPIERAAKFSTFAGDGSPDTNSALSNSGAELEKVKTEPAETDSNPSSSQLTLDLTKNNQRTSGKRKEREKKIKAPTKKCKTEIKEDAEKMPYVHVRARRGQATDNHSLAERARREKINARMKLLQELVPGCNKISGTALVLDEIISHVQSLQRQVEILSMRLAAVNPRIDFNFDGLLVAESGSLMESNFAGMVTPLMCPEVPINRNRQPYQQQWHFDALQQQGWGREEENHTFITPEPSSSVGAVQQTQQLQTSHLEMEM